The following are from one region of the Candidatus Manganitrophaceae bacterium genome:
- a CDS encoding LpxI family protein translates to MKSNRVQAGPDKIGLIAGNGVFPLIFADTAKERGLSVVAVAHTGETEPSLSEKVDDILWIRVGQVGKLISYFKKSGVSNAVMAGGIRKTRIFEVRPDLRALSLLARLKEKKDDALLRAVAEELERENIKIKDPTAYLTPLLAGEGEFTRPLKKGEKEDIRWGWKLAKKVGLLDIGQCVVVRNGVILAVEAIEGTDATILRGGKLGKENVVVIKICKPQQDLRFDMPTVGPETIRNMIKVKASVLALETGKTLILEKDQFMRDAKSAGIAVVGYPDASFK, encoded by the coding sequence ATGAAATCGAATAGGGTTCAGGCGGGACCGGACAAGATTGGGTTGATTGCGGGAAATGGTGTCTTCCCTCTTATTTTTGCCGATACGGCGAAGGAAAGAGGCCTTTCCGTGGTCGCCGTCGCCCACACAGGGGAAACAGAGCCGTCGCTTTCTGAAAAGGTGGATGATATCTTGTGGATTCGAGTGGGTCAGGTCGGGAAGCTGATTTCCTATTTCAAAAAGTCAGGCGTATCAAATGCCGTCATGGCGGGCGGCATTCGTAAAACCCGTATCTTTGAGGTCCGGCCCGATCTGCGCGCACTCTCTCTCCTGGCCCGTTTAAAAGAGAAAAAGGACGACGCACTGCTCAGGGCCGTGGCCGAAGAACTTGAACGAGAGAACATTAAGATTAAAGATCCGACCGCCTACCTCACTCCCCTACTGGCCGGGGAGGGAGAGTTTACCCGTCCATTAAAAAAAGGTGAAAAAGAAGATATCCGCTGGGGATGGAAACTCGCGAAGAAAGTCGGGTTGCTCGATATCGGACAGTGTGTTGTTGTCAGGAATGGGGTGATCCTTGCCGTGGAGGCAATTGAGGGAACGGACGCGACAATTCTCCGTGGCGGAAAACTGGGAAAGGAAAACGTGGTTGTAATTAAGATCTGTAAGCCACAGCAGGATTTACGGTTTGATATGCCGACAGTCGGTCCTGAAACCATTCGAAACATGATAAAGGTGAAGGCCTCCGTCCTTGCTCTTGAGACCGGAAAAACCCTTATTCTGGAGAAAGATCAGTTTATGCGGGATGCAAAATCGGCCGGTATTGCCGTGGTCGGATATCCTGACGCGTCATTTAAGTAA
- the lpxA gene encoding acyl-ACP--UDP-N-acetylglucosamine O-acyltransferase, with protein sequence MKIHPSAIIHSKAELDSTVEVGPYSVIGEHVRVGRGVKIRSHVVIDGWTEIGEDCIFFPFSSIGMGPQDLKYKGGKTRLMIGNNNTFREYVTLNLGTEQGTGKTVIGESNYFMAYVHVAHDCVIGDKVVMANAATLAGHITIGDHAILGGLVGVHQFVKIGSYALVGGCSAVAQDVPPFVSVAGNRTKLYGLNMVGLKRHHFSKERIDALKGAYRLLFRSQLTQREAIKQARNKWGDIADVEEFVSFVENAKRGICR encoded by the coding sequence ATGAAAATTCATCCGAGTGCGATCATTCACTCGAAGGCCGAGCTGGATTCCACTGTTGAAGTGGGTCCTTATTCTGTGATCGGGGAGCACGTTCGTGTTGGGAGGGGCGTGAAGATTCGTTCCCATGTCGTTATTGATGGTTGGACTGAAATTGGGGAAGATTGTATCTTCTTCCCTTTTTCTTCGATCGGTATGGGACCACAGGATTTAAAATATAAAGGTGGAAAAACCCGTTTGATGATTGGAAATAACAATACCTTTCGGGAATATGTAACCCTGAATCTCGGGACCGAACAGGGGACGGGTAAAACGGTGATTGGAGAAAGTAATTACTTCATGGCCTATGTGCACGTCGCGCATGATTGTGTCATCGGAGACAAAGTGGTGATGGCAAATGCCGCAACCCTGGCCGGACATATTACCATTGGGGATCATGCGATCCTGGGAGGCTTGGTCGGGGTTCATCAATTTGTCAAGATTGGTTCTTACGCCCTTGTGGGAGGCTGTTCAGCCGTTGCTCAGGATGTTCCTCCCTTTGTGAGTGTTGCGGGGAATCGTACAAAACTTTATGGTCTGAATATGGTCGGTCTAAAGCGGCATCATTTTTCCAAGGAGAGAATCGACGCCTTAAAAGGGGCGTACCGGCTTTTATTCAGATCGCAGTTGACCCAGCGAGAGGCCATCAAGCAGGCACGAAATAAATGGGGCGACATTGCGGATGTAGAGGAGTTTGTCTCTTTCGTAGAAAATGCAAAACGAGGAATTTGTCGATGA
- the fabZ gene encoding 3-hydroxyacyl-ACP dehydratase FabZ — MDIQEISAILPHRYPFLLVDRILEIDPGKKIVGLKNVSVNEPFFQGHFPGHPIMPGVLIIESMAQVGGVLYKHAKGCEDKLVILLGIDKAKFRRPVVPGDQLRIEVSVLQERSPFCRLKGMVFVDGKLVAEAELKAMLDPGESGK; from the coding sequence ATGGATATTCAGGAGATCTCTGCGATACTTCCGCATCGCTACCCTTTTCTGCTGGTTGATCGAATTTTGGAGATCGATCCGGGAAAGAAGATTGTTGGTCTGAAAAATGTTTCGGTCAATGAACCCTTTTTCCAGGGCCATTTCCCGGGGCATCCGATCATGCCCGGAGTTTTGATTATTGAGTCCATGGCTCAGGTCGGCGGCGTCCTTTATAAGCATGCCAAAGGATGTGAAGATAAGCTGGTCATTTTGCTTGGTATTGATAAGGCCAAGTTCAGGAGGCCGGTTGTCCCGGGGGACCAGCTCCGGATTGAAGTGTCCGTGCTTCAAGAGCGGTCGCCCTTTTGTCGTCTGAAAGGGATGGTCTTTGTGGATGGCAAGTTGGTCGCAGAGGCGGAGTTGAAGGCTATGCTGGATCCGGGAGAATCGGGAAAATGA
- the lpxD gene encoding UDP-3-O-(3-hydroxymyristoyl)glucosamine N-acyltransferase, whose amino-acid sequence MAISLSEIAKMLEGRVIGDPHLRITGVSSIEEAMPGDITFVSNPRYRSWVASTQASALIIPEEIQGVSASLLLVENPYYAFAQLLAYFHPAQPHAVGIDSRVSMGEGVVLGEKVSIGPFVTLEDGVTIGEGVRIGSGVFVGEGSEVGDSSLIYPNVTLREGVKIGKRVIIHCGTVVGSDGFGFVPRQGRYHKVPQVGGVIVEDDVELGANVTVDRATMGNTVIGRGTKVDNLVQIGHNVLIGEDTILVSQVGISGSTEIGRHVTLAGQVGVAGHLKIGDQVIVGGKSGITKDIPSGETVSGFPPVPHKAWLKAQATFRKLPALRNQVRALEEKITRLEKGLSPSDHNERTR is encoded by the coding sequence TGCCGGGTGACATCACCTTTGTTTCCAATCCCAGGTACCGATCCTGGGTCGCTTCAACGCAGGCCTCCGCCCTGATTATCCCGGAAGAAATACAAGGGGTTTCGGCTTCTCTTCTGCTGGTTGAGAATCCCTATTATGCTTTTGCTCAGCTTCTGGCTTATTTCCATCCGGCACAGCCTCATGCTGTCGGTATTGATTCAAGGGTGTCGATGGGGGAGGGGGTTGTTCTAGGTGAAAAGGTTTCTATCGGTCCGTTTGTGACCTTGGAAGACGGGGTAACGATCGGTGAGGGTGTTCGGATTGGTTCTGGTGTTTTTGTAGGTGAAGGGAGCGAGGTGGGAGATAGTTCTCTGATCTACCCGAATGTGACACTCCGAGAGGGCGTGAAGATCGGAAAGCGTGTGATTATCCATTGTGGAACAGTGGTTGGAAGTGATGGTTTTGGTTTTGTCCCGCGACAGGGGAGGTATCACAAGGTCCCCCAGGTTGGCGGGGTTATCGTGGAGGATGACGTTGAGTTGGGGGCCAATGTGACGGTTGACCGGGCGACGATGGGGAATACGGTGATTGGAAGAGGGACCAAGGTTGACAACCTGGTTCAGATCGGCCACAACGTTCTGATCGGAGAAGATACCATCCTTGTTTCCCAGGTCGGTATTTCAGGCAGCACAGAAATTGGTCGTCACGTGACCCTGGCGGGACAAGTTGGAGTGGCCGGTCATCTGAAGATTGGAGACCAAGTGATCGTCGGAGGGAAATCGGGTATCACAAAGGATATCCCATCCGGAGAGACGGTCTCCGGCTTTCCCCCTGTTCCGCATAAGGCCTGGTTGAAGGCGCAGGCGACCTTTCGGAAATTGCCGGCCTTGAGAAATCAGGTGCGAGCGCTCGAGGAAAAAATAACTCGACTTGAAAAAGGGCTTTCCCCATCTGATCACAACGAAAGGACCCGATAA